In Chryseobacterium gotjawalense, the following are encoded in one genomic region:
- a CDS encoding hydroxymethylglutaryl-CoA lyase: MFLTECPRDAMQGWGEFIPTQKKIDYINSLMEVGFDVLDCGSFVSPKAIPQMADSGTVVDEIDKGVSNTKLSVIVANYRGAEKALAHQAVDILGFPFSISETFQYRNTNKNQEEAFNDIKKITRVLESDGRVLNVYFSMAFGNPYGEIWKAADVDYWAQRFNEIGIKNILLSDTTGTGTLEQIALLFKTIPAKYPEIDFGGHFHNRYEDSYKKLKAAYDHGCRRFDSAIKGIGGCPMAKDDLVGNMPTEQVINFMALEKIEHSLNLLNFESAYNKAKDIFHF, encoded by the coding sequence ATGTTTCTAACTGAATGTCCACGAGATGCAATGCAAGGTTGGGGTGAATTTATCCCGACGCAAAAGAAGATTGACTACATTAATTCGTTAATGGAAGTCGGTTTTGATGTGCTGGATTGCGGCAGCTTTGTTTCCCCGAAAGCAATTCCACAGATGGCCGATTCCGGAACCGTGGTCGATGAGATTGATAAAGGGGTTTCGAATACCAAACTTTCTGTAATTGTTGCCAACTATCGCGGGGCAGAGAAAGCGCTTGCGCATCAAGCGGTAGATATCTTAGGATTTCCTTTTTCTATTTCCGAAACTTTTCAATACCGAAATACCAATAAAAATCAGGAAGAAGCTTTTAATGATATTAAAAAAATAACGCGGGTTTTGGAATCGGATGGCCGGGTTTTAAATGTGTATTTTTCGATGGCCTTCGGGAATCCTTATGGTGAAATCTGGAAAGCGGCTGATGTTGATTATTGGGCGCAAAGATTTAATGAAATAGGAATTAAGAATATACTGCTTTCTGATACCACCGGAACCGGGACTCTGGAACAGATCGCCTTGCTTTTCAAAACCATTCCGGCAAAATATCCTGAAATCGATTTCGGTGGACATTTTCATAACCGTTATGAAGATTCTTACAAAAAATTAAAAGCGGCGTACGATCATGGCTGTCGCAGATTCGATTCTGCAATTAAAGGAATCGGCGGCTGTCCGATGGCGAAAGATGATCTGGTCGGAAATATGCCTACTGAGCAGGTGATTAATTTTATGGCCTTAGAAAAAATCGAGCATTCATTAAATTTACTCAATTTCGAAAGTGCTTATAATAAAGCAAAAGATATTTTTCATTTTTAA
- the pepT gene encoding peptidase T, which produces MITIDFNLDWKLKLQNRFINYVKIYSTSDPESEATPSSPQQWDIAKYIFEELKTLGLSDVSMDEHGYIYAYVPSNLENDDEPVVGFISHYDTSPDFNGENVKPQIWDDYDGGDLVLNNETGFTLSPSKFETLKDYVGKTLITTDGTTLLGADDKAGIAEIVTAAEYLLAHPEIKHSRIAIGFTPDEEIGRGAHQFDVKKFGAEWAYTMDGSEVGELEYENFNAAGAVVKIHGLSVHPGYAFGKMVNASLLAAEFIKMLPENETPSTTKGFEGFYHLTDLKSEVSEAKIQYIIRDHDHEKFEARKKFMSDVVGEFNKKFGAGTAEIEIKEQYLNMKQQFEGKMHIVDIAEQAMKDANIEPKIKAIRGGTDGAQLSYMGLPCPNIFAGGLNFHGPYEYVCLESMEKAVKVIVNIAKAFKKR; this is translated from the coding sequence ATGATAACCATAGATTTTAACCTCGACTGGAAACTGAAATTACAAAACCGTTTTATTAATTATGTAAAAATATATTCAACCAGCGATCCCGAAAGTGAAGCAACGCCTTCCTCGCCGCAACAGTGGGATATTGCCAAATATATTTTTGAAGAACTGAAAACCCTGGGTCTGAGTGATGTTTCCATGGATGAGCACGGCTATATTTACGCTTATGTGCCTTCAAATTTAGAAAACGATGATGAGCCGGTGGTCGGATTTATATCGCATTACGACACCTCTCCAGACTTTAACGGAGAAAATGTGAAACCGCAAATTTGGGATGATTACGACGGTGGCGACTTGGTTTTGAATAATGAAACCGGATTTACCCTTTCTCCTTCAAAATTTGAAACATTAAAAGATTACGTTGGCAAAACATTAATTACGACAGACGGAACAACTTTACTGGGCGCTGACGATAAAGCAGGCATTGCAGAAATCGTTACCGCGGCGGAATATTTATTGGCACACCCGGAAATTAAACACAGCCGAATCGCCATCGGATTTACCCCTGATGAAGAAATCGGAAGAGGTGCACATCAATTTGATGTGAAAAAATTCGGCGCAGAATGGGCCTACACCATGGACGGCAGCGAAGTTGGAGAACTGGAATATGAAAATTTCAATGCCGCCGGAGCAGTGGTGAAAATCCACGGTTTGAGCGTGCATCCCGGTTATGCTTTCGGGAAAATGGTGAATGCTTCTTTACTTGCAGCAGAATTTATTAAAATGCTTCCTGAAAACGAAACTCCCTCTACTACAAAAGGATTTGAAGGTTTCTATCATTTAACCGATTTAAAATCTGAAGTTTCAGAGGCGAAAATTCAGTATATCATTCGTGATCACGATCATGAAAAATTTGAAGCAAGAAAAAAATTCATGAGCGATGTCGTCGGAGAATTCAACAAAAAATTTGGAGCCGGAACTGCCGAAATTGAAATCAAAGAGCAGTACCTCAATATGAAACAGCAGTTTGAGGGGAAAATGCATATTGTAGATATTGCTGAACAGGCAATGAAAGATGCCAATATCGAACCGAAAATAAAAGCCATACGGGGCGGTACAGACGGCGCACAGCTTTCTTATATGGGATTGCCATGTCCGAACATTTTTGCGGGCGGATTAAACTTCCACGGGCCTTATGAATATGTTTGCCTGGAATCAATGGAAAAAGCGGTGAAAGTAATTGTGAACATTGCGAAAGCTTTCAAGAAGAGATAA
- a CDS encoding OsmC family protein, whose protein sequence is MATSKVTYLTDLRCESEHLQSGSKIFTDAPTDNHGKGEAFSPTDLCATSLVQCMLTTIAILGKDRGIIIDGSYGEIQKNMNPKPRKIAEIVCDLYFKGNFSDGEKEFIKETAMNCPVALSLSSDVIKTVSFNYSA, encoded by the coding sequence ATGGCAACTTCAAAAGTAACTTACCTTACTGATTTGCGGTGTGAATCCGAGCATCTGCAATCAGGATCAAAAATTTTCACCGATGCTCCCACCGACAATCACGGAAAGGGAGAAGCTTTTTCACCCACGGATCTTTGTGCAACTTCTTTGGTGCAGTGCATGCTGACTACGATTGCGATTTTGGGTAAAGACAGAGGAATTATTATTGACGGTTCTTATGGAGAAATTCAAAAAAATATGAATCCAAAACCGAGAAAAATTGCGGAAATTGTTTGTGACCTGTATTTTAAAGGAAACTTTTCGGATGGTGAAAAGGAGTTTATCAAAGAAACGGCGATGAACTGTCCGGTTGCATTGTCACTGAGTTCTGATGTGATAAAAACAGTCAGTTTTAATTACTCGGCATAG
- a CDS encoding cytochrome C has translation MKNQKQSRNQTGYTLLIAAFMAAGLMGSCSPKSAVTGTKVMTVEYLAQGKVVFDNSCGKCHDLPNPTAHSAQNWVGIMNSMAPKAKLNDAQHQMVYDYIVSVK, from the coding sequence ATGAAAAACCAAAAACAAAGCAGAAACCAGACTGGATACACTTTATTAATCGCTGCATTTATGGCGGCAGGATTAATGGGTTCCTGCAGTCCGAAATCCGCAGTTACAGGAACAAAAGTGATGACCGTGGAATATCTTGCACAAGGCAAAGTCGTTTTCGATAATTCATGCGGAAAATGCCATGACTTACCCAATCCAACCGCTCATTCTGCACAGAACTGGGTGGGAATTATGAACTCGATGGCTCCGAAAGCAAAGCTGAATGACGCTCAACATCAAATGGTTTACGACTATATCGTATCTGTAAAATAG
- a CDS encoding M48 family metallopeptidase — translation MKNINRILGIGVMSVMMIACTTNPITGRKSLQLASNQEISAMALQQYKQALSQAKVISGTTQAKSVQNVGLRIKNAANNYYRGIGREADLANYQWEFNLLDDKQVNAWCMPGGKVAVYTGILPITKTDAGLAVVLGHEISHALAGHGNERISQAMIAEYGGAILGSTISNGQLASIFQQAYPLGAQVALLKYGRSQELEADEMGLYLMSMAGYDPREAQPFWQRMEAASTGNRPPEFLSTHPNPDTRRADLEKHMAKALQYYAAAGGKI, via the coding sequence ATGAAGAATATTAACAGAATACTAGGAATCGGTGTCATGTCTGTCATGATGATTGCATGTACAACCAACCCAATCACTGGGCGGAAATCTTTACAATTGGCCAGTAATCAGGAAATTTCTGCCATGGCGCTTCAGCAATATAAGCAGGCATTGTCACAGGCAAAAGTTATTTCAGGAACAACTCAGGCTAAGAGTGTACAGAATGTTGGCTTAAGGATTAAAAATGCTGCAAACAACTATTACCGGGGAATTGGCAGAGAAGCAGATCTTGCGAATTACCAATGGGAATTTAATTTACTCGACGATAAACAAGTTAACGCTTGGTGTATGCCTGGCGGGAAAGTAGCAGTATATACGGGTATTTTGCCTATCACTAAAACTGATGCTGGTTTAGCTGTGGTCTTGGGTCATGAAATTTCTCACGCACTTGCCGGTCACGGAAATGAAAGAATTTCCCAAGCCATGATCGCAGAATATGGAGGCGCCATTCTAGGAAGTACTATTTCCAATGGTCAGTTAGCTTCAATTTTCCAACAGGCTTATCCATTAGGCGCTCAGGTAGCTTTACTGAAATACGGGAGAAGTCAGGAGTTAGAAGCCGATGAAATGGGACTTTATTTAATGAGTATGGCTGGCTATGATCCGAGAGAAGCACAACCTTTCTGGCAAAGAATGGAGGCGGCATCTACAGGAAACAGGCCTCCGGAGTTTTTATCTACTCACCCTAATCCAGATACCAGAAGAGCAGATTTAGAAAAACATATGGCAAAAGCCCTGCAATACTATGCAGCTGCTGGCGGCAAAATTTAA
- the meaB gene encoding methylmalonyl Co-A mutase-associated GTPase MeaB: protein MKTLSNQDLIKGIQSGDKRLLGKAITLVESKKEEHREQAEELLKEILPFTGKSVRIGITGVPGAGKSTFIESFGKLAIKHGKRVAVLAIDPSSSLNKGSILGDKTRMEELAKEKNAFIRPSPTSGFLGGVANATFETMLICEAAGYDFILIETVGVGQSEVLVSDITDVFLFLKIIGGGDELQGIKRGIMEMVDLIFINKVEEDNRLKAKNTKVELMRALHFLPSKEKNWKVPVLLGSALNNNGLEEVYEKIQEFIDLKISNHSFGETRKKQAEKRFDYWVQEYILQKTKSDKSTETFYEEHKKNASEMKSNPSTEAKIFVEKLIGR from the coding sequence ATGAAAACCCTTTCTAACCAAGATCTGATAAAAGGAATACAGTCCGGCGACAAACGATTGCTCGGAAAAGCAATCACGTTGGTGGAAAGTAAAAAAGAGGAACACCGCGAGCAAGCAGAAGAACTTTTAAAAGAAATATTGCCTTTTACCGGAAAATCAGTCAGAATAGGAATTACAGGGGTTCCCGGCGCGGGAAAATCGACCTTCATCGAAAGTTTTGGGAAGTTGGCAATAAAACACGGAAAAAGAGTTGCGGTCTTGGCGATTGATCCGAGTTCATCTTTAAATAAAGGGTCTATTTTAGGCGACAAAACCAGAATGGAAGAATTAGCTAAGGAAAAAAATGCCTTCATTCGGCCGAGTCCCACTTCGGGGTTTTTGGGTGGAGTAGCCAATGCGACTTTTGAAACGATGTTGATCTGTGAAGCTGCGGGTTATGATTTTATTTTAATAGAAACCGTGGGTGTTGGTCAAAGTGAAGTTTTGGTTTCCGACATTACCGATGTGTTTTTATTTTTAAAAATTATTGGTGGCGGCGATGAACTACAAGGAATTAAAAGAGGAATTATGGAAATGGTCGATCTTATTTTCATTAATAAAGTGGAAGAAGACAACCGTCTTAAAGCTAAAAACACAAAAGTAGAATTAATGCGCGCTCTTCACTTTTTGCCTTCCAAAGAGAAAAACTGGAAAGTTCCTGTGCTGCTCGGCTCTGCTTTAAACAATAATGGATTGGAAGAAGTTTATGAAAAGATTCAAGAGTTTATTGACTTGAAAATTTCAAATCATTCATTCGGAGAAACCCGAAAGAAACAGGCAGAGAAACGTTTTGACTACTGGGTACAGGAATATATTCTGCAAAAAACGAAGTCGGATAAATCGACAGAAACCTTTTACGAAGAGCATAAAAAAAATGCTTCTGAAATGAAATCAAATCCAAGTACAGAAGCAAAAATTTTTGTTGAGAAATTAATAGGCAGGTAA
- a CDS encoding MlaE family ABC transporter permease, producing the protein MLKNLLSQVGAYFFLLSKTLKKPQKASIFGKLFMREIYDLGVNSFGLVLFTSTFVGAVVAIQMFNNFNASSFPIPNSFIGYATKVVLILEFAPTIISVILAGKVGSYIASSIGTMRVTEQIDALDIMGVNSPNFLILPKVLASVIFNPLLIAISIVFGIWGGYLAGTATGNWSKADYITGIQMYMPQHFIWYAFFKTAVFAFLIATIPAYFGYNVKGGSLEVGRASTQAVVWTIVAIIIMNLILTQMFLS; encoded by the coding sequence ATGCTAAAAAATCTGTTGAGCCAAGTTGGCGCATATTTCTTTCTGTTATCGAAAACATTAAAAAAGCCCCAAAAGGCTTCGATATTTGGTAAATTATTTATGCGTGAGATTTATGATCTGGGAGTAAATTCTTTCGGGCTGGTACTCTTTACGTCCACGTTCGTAGGAGCGGTTGTGGCTATTCAAATGTTCAATAACTTCAATGCATCATCATTTCCGATTCCCAACTCTTTTATTGGTTATGCAACCAAAGTTGTTCTGATATTAGAATTTGCACCAACCATTATATCTGTTATTCTGGCCGGTAAAGTAGGATCGTATATTGCATCAAGTATCGGAACAATGCGTGTTACCGAGCAAATTGATGCTTTAGATATTATGGGAGTTAATTCTCCTAATTTTTTGATTTTACCTAAAGTTTTAGCCAGTGTGATTTTCAACCCTTTACTCATTGCAATCAGTATTGTTTTTGGAATTTGGGGAGGATATCTGGCAGGAACCGCAACAGGAAACTGGAGTAAAGCAGATTATATCACCGGAATCCAAATGTATATGCCACAACATTTTATATGGTACGCATTTTTCAAAACAGCAGTATTTGCTTTTTTAATTGCAACAATCCCCGCTTATTTTGGTTATAATGTAAAAGGCGGCTCGCTGGAAGTTGGCCGCGCAAGTACGCAGGCAGTAGTTTGGACCATTGTCGCCATCATTATTATGAACTTAATATTAACTCAAATGTTCCTCAGCTGA
- a CDS encoding outer membrane beta-barrel protein: MNKLFSFVLIGASVLGSAQIKFAAKANLLFKTDSPSWESAVKTYNDSKKNSAGFNVGLSAKVNLPASLFLMPEIYYTTFKSEIDVPSPNGTTATTIEAKSNRVDVPVLLGYKLLGDNLGVFIGPVASYNLSTDNQFKDFKENATKDFTVGYQFGAQVQLQKLIVNARYEGAFSSDQRNFINNNTSETIRYDSRPSLFMVGLGYEF, from the coding sequence ATGAATAAATTATTCAGTTTCGTTCTAATTGGTGCAAGTGTTCTGGGTTCTGCACAGATTAAATTTGCAGCAAAAGCCAACTTACTTTTCAAAACCGACAGTCCTAGTTGGGAAAGTGCCGTAAAAACATACAATGATTCCAAAAAGAACAGTGCAGGCTTCAATGTTGGTCTTTCCGCGAAAGTTAATTTACCAGCGTCACTATTTTTAATGCCGGAAATTTATTACACTACTTTTAAATCAGAAATTGATGTGCCGAGCCCTAATGGTACTACCGCTACTACTATAGAAGCAAAAAGCAATCGTGTGGATGTACCTGTCCTTTTGGGATATAAGCTTTTAGGAGACAACTTAGGAGTGTTTATAGGTCCGGTTGCGTCTTATAATCTTTCTACAGATAATCAGTTCAAAGACTTTAAAGAAAATGCCACCAAAGATTTCACAGTAGGTTATCAGTTTGGAGCACAGGTTCAACTTCAAAAACTGATTGTGAATGCGAGATATGAAGGTGCTTTCAGCAGCGACCAAAGAAATTTTATTAATAACAATACCAGCGAAACGATTCGTTATGACAGCCGACCAAGTTTATTCATGGTAGGTTTAGGGTACGAGTTTTAA
- a CDS encoding 3'-5' exonuclease, whose translation MIQNIPLEKVLFLDIETVPQFGNWQDLDETDQFLWDKKTKFQRKEEFTAEEYYRERGGIMAEFGKIICISVGIVEKSGKLMVKSFYGDDEKKLLEDFGKIFNRPKLRDVILCAHNGKEFDFPWIARRFLINGMQPPVPFQMFGKKPWEIPHLDTMELWKFGDYKSFISLELLAHLFGIPTPKDDIDGSMVASIYHIEKDLFRIVTYCEKDVLTLANVFRRLRQEDLLEKSEN comes from the coding sequence ATGATTCAAAATATTCCGTTAGAAAAAGTATTATTTCTGGATATTGAGACCGTTCCGCAATTTGGAAACTGGCAGGATTTAGATGAAACCGACCAATTTCTTTGGGATAAAAAAACAAAATTCCAGCGGAAAGAAGAATTTACCGCAGAAGAATATTACCGCGAAAGAGGCGGGATTATGGCAGAATTCGGTAAAATAATTTGTATTTCGGTCGGAATAGTAGAGAAATCCGGCAAGTTGATGGTAAAGAGTTTTTATGGTGATGACGAAAAGAAATTACTGGAAGATTTCGGCAAAATTTTTAACAGACCAAAACTTCGCGACGTCATTCTCTGTGCCCACAACGGAAAAGAGTTTGACTTTCCGTGGATTGCCAGAAGGTTTTTGATCAATGGAATGCAACCGCCGGTTCCTTTTCAGATGTTTGGGAAAAAACCCTGGGAAATCCCTCATCTAGACACGATGGAACTTTGGAAATTCGGCGACTATAAATCTTTTATCTCACTGGAATTACTGGCGCATCTCTTCGGAATCCCCACACCGAAAGACGATATCGACGGATCAATGGTCGCATCAATTTACCATATAGAGAAAGACTTATTTAGAATCGTTACATATTGTGAAAAAGATGTCTTAACTTTGGCAAATGTTTTCCGGCGGTTGCGCCAGGAAGACCTGTTAGAAAAAAGTGAAAATTAA
- a CDS encoding tRNA-binding protein produces MIKPEISWTDFEKIDLRSGTIVSVSDFQRAKNPAYQLEIDFGDLGIKKSSAQISGLYTKEDLIGKQIIAVVNFPKKQIANFFSECLVLGVYGENKEVTILTTTLPVKNGLKIG; encoded by the coding sequence ATGATTAAACCAGAAATCAGCTGGACCGACTTTGAAAAAATTGATTTAAGAAGTGGAACAATCGTTTCTGTTTCTGATTTTCAGAGAGCGAAAAACCCTGCCTATCAGTTAGAAATCGATTTTGGCGATTTAGGAATTAAAAAATCTTCAGCTCAAATCTCCGGCTTGTATACAAAAGAAGACCTTATCGGAAAGCAAATCATCGCTGTTGTCAATTTTCCTAAAAAACAAATTGCCAACTTTTTCAGCGAATGCCTGGTCCTGGGCGTTTATGGCGAGAATAAAGAAGTGACTATTCTAACCACCACATTACCGGTGAAAAACGGGCTGAAAATTGGCTGA
- a CDS encoding ISAon1 family transposase N-terminal region protein — translation MLNETEVLKFLLPEFLIDHFEIVKFEEVSKVLHLYFEEKNTIPKEFSSLTLQSKGFLPEIMVDDFPLRGKSVKLHIKRRRWTDVKSANIIQRDWNLIAKGTRMTHDFAEFLKKISRY, via the coding sequence ATGCTAAATGAAACAGAAGTCCTCAAATTTTTATTACCTGAATTTTTAATTGACCATTTTGAGATTGTGAAATTCGAAGAAGTAAGTAAAGTGCTACATCTTTATTTTGAAGAAAAAAATACGATTCCAAAGGAGTTTTCTTCTCTTACTTTGCAGTCAAAGGGTTTTCTGCCGGAAATAATGGTAGATGATTTTCCACTGCGCGGAAAGTCCGTGAAACTGCATATCAAACGCCGAAGATGGACGGATGTAAAATCCGCAAACATTATTCAAAGAGACTGGAATCTCATCGCCAAAGGAACTCGCATGACACATGATTTTGCGGAGTTCTTAAAAAAAATCAGCCGATACTAA
- a CDS encoding SUF system Fe-S cluster assembly protein, with translation MKYTDDKIAEIGENIITALKTVYDPEIPVDIYELGLIYDVQISDEGKVKVIMTLTTPNCPVAESLPAEVRERVTEVEDVTEVDLELTFEPSWNKDMMSEEARFELGMI, from the coding sequence ATGAAATACACAGACGACAAAATTGCCGAAATCGGTGAAAATATTATTACAGCCCTAAAAACCGTTTACGATCCAGAAATCCCCGTCGATATTTATGAATTAGGATTAATTTATGATGTACAAATCTCTGATGAAGGTAAAGTAAAAGTAATTATGACTTTGACAACACCCAATTGCCCGGTGGCAGAAAGCTTACCTGCAGAGGTCAGAGAGCGCGTCACCGAAGTGGAAGATGTTACAGAAGTTGATTTGGAACTCACCTTTGAACCTTCCTGGAACAAAGATATGATGAGCGAAGAAGCCCGGTTCGAATTGGGAATGATCTAA
- a CDS encoding ABC transporter ATP-binding protein: protein MIEVKDLKKRFDQVEVLKGITTTFETGKVNLIIGQSGSGKTVFLKSLLNVYQPTSGEILFDGRNINNMSRDEKQQLRSEIGTVFQGSALFDSMTVEENITFPLDMFTNLTFREKKRRVFDVIGRVHLEKANRKYPSEISGGMQKRVAIARAIVNNPKYLFCDEPNSGLDPYTSNIIDDLLLEITKEYNTTTIINSHDMNSVMTIGEKIVYLRLGIKEWEGNKDILINAGNKNLIDFVYSSELFKELREYFLETKKTSIDNIITKPHSNE from the coding sequence ATGATAGAAGTAAAAGATTTAAAGAAACGTTTTGATCAGGTAGAAGTATTAAAAGGAATTACGACAACCTTTGAAACAGGCAAAGTAAACCTCATCATCGGTCAGAGTGGCTCTGGAAAAACAGTATTTCTAAAGAGTTTGCTTAATGTTTACCAACCAACTTCCGGTGAAATATTATTTGACGGCAGAAACATCAATAATATGTCACGGGACGAAAAACAGCAGCTTCGGTCTGAAATAGGAACCGTCTTTCAGGGAAGCGCACTTTTCGATTCGATGACAGTGGAAGAGAATATTACTTTCCCTTTGGATATGTTTACCAATTTGACTTTCAGAGAAAAGAAAAGAAGAGTCTTCGACGTTATTGGCCGTGTCCATCTGGAAAAAGCCAATCGTAAATATCCATCGGAGATTTCCGGAGGAATGCAAAAAAGAGTTGCCATCGCAAGAGCAATTGTCAACAACCCGAAATATCTTTTTTGCGATGAACCAAACTCTGGTTTGGATCCCTATACTTCAAATATTATTGATGATCTACTTTTGGAAATCACTAAAGAATATAACACTACAACCATCATTAATTCCCACGACATGAACTCGGTGATGACGATTGGCGAGAAAATTGTATATCTCCGTCTTGGGATAAAGGAATGGGAAGGTAACAAAGACATCCTGATCAATGCAGGCAATAAAAACCTTATCGATTTCGTTTATTCATCAGAGTTATTTAAGGAATTACGCGAGTATTTCTTAGAGACCAAAAAAACCTCAATAGATAATATAATAACAAAACCCCATTCTAATGAATAA
- a CDS encoding OsmC family protein, with the protein MTSTITYLGNFKIVSQHEKSGATIETCAPLREGGTSELFSPSDIFGISYGQSMLMAVAVLGEPRGIFITGATCELKKSTHPEPKRIGTIFCIVRIPGKFTDKEKKFIEETALNCPVALSIHPNVQKTVMFEFEG; encoded by the coding sequence ATGACTTCAACAATTACCTATTTGGGCAACTTTAAAATAGTTTCGCAACATGAGAAATCAGGTGCAACCATTGAAACCTGCGCTCCTTTAAGAGAAGGCGGGACTTCAGAATTATTTTCCCCTTCGGATATTTTCGGAATTTCTTACGGCCAGTCGATGTTAATGGCGGTCGCGGTTTTGGGTGAGCCCAGAGGAATCTTCATTACCGGAGCGACCTGTGAACTGAAAAAATCAACGCATCCCGAACCGAAGAGAATAGGAACGATTTTCTGTATCGTGAGAATTCCTGGAAAGTTTACGGATAAAGAAAAGAAATTTATAGAAGAAACAGCACTGAACTGTCCTGTAGCACTTTCCATACATCCCAATGTTCAGAAAACAGTGATGTTTGAGTTTGAAGGATAA
- a CDS encoding DUF4251 domain-containing protein gives MKNLLKITLALLTLTLALSCSSQNNTSSANINSLLQSNEFTFVAERASPNNAEVINILNSLPNGLRMLNLDPGYTIEIRKGELNVTLPYFGRMYTPNLDPSKNSYRFSSKDFTVNRKDGKKGSVIFTIIANDQQNKATITMQVFQNGKSYVFMDSNDRQPISYDGYITANTPAKN, from the coding sequence ATGAAAAATTTACTGAAAATCACACTTGCACTGCTGACGCTCACTTTAGCTTTATCATGCAGTTCCCAGAATAATACCTCATCGGCAAACATTAATTCCCTGCTGCAATCCAATGAGTTTACTTTTGTCGCTGAGCGTGCAAGCCCTAACAACGCAGAGGTCATCAATATTTTAAATTCGCTTCCTAATGGATTGCGAATGCTCAATTTAGATCCCGGTTACACTATTGAAATCAGAAAGGGTGAATTAAATGTCACTTTACCCTATTTCGGCAGAATGTACACCCCGAACCTTGATCCCAGTAAAAACTCTTACAGATTCTCTTCTAAAGATTTTACAGTTAACAGAAAAGACGGTAAAAAAGGCAGCGTTATCTTCACGATTATCGCAAACGATCAACAAAACAAAGCAACTATTACAATGCAGGTTTTCCAGAACGGGAAATCATACGTTTTTATGGATTCCAATGACAGACAGCCGATTTCCTATGATGGTTACATTACTGCGAATACTCCGGCAAAAAATTAA